The following are encoded in a window of Leptospira sp. WS60.C2 genomic DNA:
- a CDS encoding 7TM diverse intracellular signaling domain-containing protein codes for MIRKVLKQILWLLIAFFSIISCTSKLPERPIIQYSFQNLTLEQVLNDEVEWSKPEELRYNFGYWKRFVWVKFELINPSESPSHYILDIESPWVDEVVLAWKFLGKVETTVFRGTDSHALKEIPHRNPVFSLDLSPNEKRTVYLKIANVGILSAPLRIWTRNSFLDRVERDYIANGIYFGIISALLLYNLLIFISVKEKAYLFYCLYLTTLLVNYALLGGFFKQLLIPESTLNVKPYLYTSVNASLLFVGLFSLTFLNLKTLHPKLDRLILGSAVAIGVYSVFSFLIPYHWMEISFIYTFPYFILLLVSAGIYSYWKGVKSSLFFVSAWVTLFVGVIVDSLTKASILPTTTFGRYGVQIGTAFEVVLFSLALGRRLRFLLEENLASQNQLSAIRKDLEVARRIQMRILPAEVPKSEHISAIVSYLPLYDIGGDFYDYFETNGNELGIVIADVTGHGVSAALDSSTVKIAFRNAKEYLSSPNELITSMNHFLCTSLNARFVSAGYFYFDFHNMKLKFSSAGNPPLILIRNQKIVSYECPGLLLGVRPDYLYEQNELQLEKGDRFLIFTDGLYENLKPNEEPYSILFPEIEPMIGMDQDQFHKKLLERLSQLRMNVKDDITLISLDIL; via the coding sequence ATGATCCGAAAGGTTTTGAAACAGATTCTATGGCTACTAATTGCATTTTTTTCCATCATTAGTTGCACATCAAAATTACCAGAAAGGCCTATCATCCAATATAGTTTTCAGAATTTAACCTTAGAGCAAGTGCTAAACGACGAAGTGGAATGGTCCAAACCAGAGGAATTGAGATACAATTTTGGATATTGGAAACGATTTGTTTGGGTTAAGTTCGAACTGATCAATCCTTCCGAATCTCCTTCTCATTATATTTTAGATATCGAATCACCATGGGTCGATGAAGTGGTATTGGCATGGAAGTTTCTCGGTAAAGTGGAAACAACTGTCTTTCGGGGAACGGATTCTCATGCACTGAAAGAAATCCCACACCGAAACCCAGTCTTTTCCCTCGATTTGTCACCGAATGAAAAAAGGACTGTTTACTTAAAAATAGCAAATGTTGGGATCCTGTCGGCACCTCTCAGAATCTGGACACGGAATTCCTTCCTTGACCGAGTGGAAAGAGATTACATTGCCAATGGAATTTATTTTGGAATCATTTCTGCCTTATTACTCTATAACCTTCTCATTTTTATCAGTGTAAAAGAGAAGGCGTATCTTTTCTATTGTCTGTATCTAACAACACTTCTCGTCAACTATGCACTGCTTGGTGGATTCTTTAAACAATTGTTAATACCTGAATCAACTCTGAATGTGAAACCTTATTTGTATACCTCAGTCAATGCATCTCTTTTGTTTGTTGGCCTCTTTTCATTAACATTTCTCAATTTGAAAACTTTACATCCTAAATTGGATCGATTGATTTTGGGAAGTGCTGTGGCAATCGGAGTGTATTCTGTTTTTTCTTTTCTGATTCCTTACCATTGGATGGAAATTTCTTTTATCTATACGTTCCCTTATTTCATTCTCTTGTTAGTCTCTGCCGGAATTTACTCCTATTGGAAGGGAGTGAAGTCTTCACTCTTTTTTGTTTCGGCTTGGGTGACATTATTTGTGGGAGTCATAGTGGATTCTTTAACAAAGGCTTCCATCCTACCAACCACTACGTTTGGACGGTATGGTGTTCAAATTGGGACCGCATTTGAAGTTGTTTTGTTTTCTTTGGCTCTTGGAAGAAGACTACGATTTTTATTAGAGGAAAATTTAGCATCTCAAAACCAGTTATCTGCCATTCGAAAAGATTTAGAAGTTGCTCGCCGAATCCAAATGAGGATTTTGCCTGCGGAAGTACCAAAGTCGGAGCATATATCCGCCATTGTTTCTTACCTACCTCTCTATGATATCGGAGGTGATTTTTATGATTACTTCGAAACAAATGGGAACGAATTAGGAATTGTCATTGCTGATGTGACGGGTCATGGTGTGAGTGCAGCTCTTGATTCCTCTACTGTTAAAATCGCATTTCGTAACGCAAAGGAATATCTAAGTTCTCCAAACGAGCTCATAACGTCGATGAATCATTTTTTGTGCACAAGCTTAAACGCTCGTTTTGTGAGCGCAGGGTACTTCTATTTTGATTTTCACAACATGAAATTAAAATTCAGTTCGGCAGGGAACCCTCCCTTGATATTGATCCGAAATCAAAAAATCGTGAGTTACGAATGTCCAGGATTATTGTTAGGTGTAAGACCTGACTATTTATATGAACAAAATGAATTACAATTGGAAAAGGGGGATCGTTTCCTCATTTTTACAGATGGATTGTATGAAAATCTTAAGCCAAATGAAGAGCCATACTCCATACTGTTTCCTGAAATTGAGCCAATGATTGGGATGGATCAGGATCAATTTCACAAAAAACTATTAGAACGTTTGTCGCAACTTAGAATGAATGTAAAGGATGATATCACACTGATTTCTCTTGATATTCTGTAG
- a CDS encoding MASE3 domain-containing protein yields MPVYQILKDPKEIRFFLAILAFSVIPLISIGLFPDIFYKEYPIESFIVFHNISEIFSIIVSFSIFGLGYYSYSQSRNVQTFFLSIGFLVIGLVDFMHTLGYKGMPDFVTPNSGNKSTQFWLIARFFTALTFILAIFLNPIKKYSIVKENLCIIFSLVLVGFIYYFVIFQSHLIPDTYIHGVGLTPFKKKAELFIMGMILLAIILYSNSKSIHSQKQRKYYLGAFILCFFSELVFAVYTSVFDVFNVLGHIYKVVAFQLIYKAVFVSAINEPYEKLIHSNTLLSKEIEENEEYAKVIQKSLKEKENLIGEIFHRTKNSIELVRSLLMIQASGFPNDKNIQSIVEDTSIKIQTMSLVHDHLYQNKDLSEIQVSDYLSSLSDLVKITFPQFGKNIEIHLDVNQGVLLLDTAVPLGLIFTELLSNSLKYAFPNTDHGIITIKFEIKENRSYFEYRDDGVGLPKSFDINEHKKLGLSLSKIIAEKQMGGTLSIDGTQGFYVKFEFPNNLYKRRV; encoded by the coding sequence ATGCCAGTCTACCAAATCCTAAAGGACCCCAAAGAAATCCGTTTTTTTTTAGCAATTTTGGCATTTTCAGTGATCCCACTGATTAGTATAGGTCTCTTCCCTGATATTTTTTATAAAGAATATCCGATTGAATCGTTTATCGTATTTCATAACATCTCAGAAATTTTTAGTATCATCGTTTCATTTTCTATTTTTGGATTGGGTTATTATTCCTACTCGCAAAGTCGTAATGTGCAAACATTCTTTTTGAGTATTGGGTTTTTGGTGATTGGGCTTGTGGATTTTATGCACACTCTGGGTTATAAGGGTATGCCAGATTTTGTAACACCTAATTCTGGAAATAAATCGACTCAGTTCTGGCTCATTGCTCGATTTTTTACGGCTCTCACGTTTATCTTAGCGATCTTTCTAAACCCAATTAAAAAGTATAGTATAGTTAAAGAGAACTTATGCATTATCTTTTCATTGGTTCTTGTTGGCTTTATCTATTACTTTGTGATCTTTCAGAGTCATCTGATTCCTGATACGTATATACACGGTGTTGGATTAACTCCATTTAAGAAAAAAGCAGAACTATTCATAATGGGAATGATTCTGTTGGCCATTATTTTATATTCAAATTCTAAATCGATCCATTCGCAAAAACAAAGAAAGTACTATTTAGGTGCATTTATTCTTTGTTTTTTCAGTGAACTTGTGTTTGCCGTATATACAAGTGTCTTCGATGTTTTTAATGTATTGGGGCATATTTACAAAGTCGTAGCCTTTCAATTGATTTATAAAGCAGTGTTTGTTTCGGCTATCAATGAACCATATGAAAAATTGATTCACTCCAATACTTTGTTATCAAAAGAAATCGAAGAGAATGAGGAATATGCGAAAGTAATCCAGAAGTCTTTAAAAGAAAAAGAGAATTTGATCGGTGAAATATTCCATCGAACCAAAAATTCCATTGAGCTTGTGCGTTCTCTGCTCATGATTCAGGCTTCAGGATTTCCCAATGATAAAAATATACAGTCGATTGTAGAAGATACTTCGATAAAAATCCAGACCATGTCTCTTGTTCATGATCATCTTTATCAAAATAAAGACCTCAGCGAGATTCAAGTTTCGGATTATTTATCCTCTCTATCTGATTTGGTGAAGATAACCTTCCCACAATTTGGAAAGAATATTGAGATTCACTTAGATGTAAACCAAGGAGTGTTATTGTTAGACACGGCAGTGCCACTTGGTCTGATATTTACTGAGTTATTATCGAATAGCCTTAAATATGCGTTTCCTAATACGGATCATGGTATCATCACAATTAAATTTGAAATCAAAGAAAATCGTTCTTACTTCGAATATCGTGATGATGGTGTTGGCCTTCCAAAATCGTTTGATATCAATGAGCACAAAAAACTTGGATTGAGTTTGTCTAAGATTATCGCGGAGAAACAGATGGGTGGGACCTTGAGTATTGATGGCACTCAAGGTTTTTATGTGAAATTCGAATTTCCGAATAATTTATACAAAAGAAGAGTTTAG
- a CDS encoding hemin-degrading factor produces the protein MKKTLKDQWENLQLEMPKLRIRDAAKNLNVKEVELLATKIGENVKLLKPLFADFLKETPNLGYVMALTRNESCVHERKGVYQNISVNGQKALAVGDDIDLRIFLKDWKFGFYVEGKKQDGTTESFQFFDKTGEAVHKIYKTETSSKEGWELVKKKFIDDIQDFHCELEERIQKKDSNDPKNIPSFLEEWSVLEDTHDFFSLLRKYDFSREFSLQAAIDKFAFPIPKEDFLEILQKVSHSKEQIMIFVGNPGMIQIHTGLIQRLETMGPWFNVLDPNFNLHLRTDQIHSCWIVNKPTRDGVLSSLEIFDQDGNLILQMFGKRKPGIPQSKTWFGLINQYIKKMEN, from the coding sequence ATGAAAAAAACACTGAAAGACCAATGGGAAAATTTACAATTAGAAATGCCTAAACTCAGAATTCGAGACGCGGCAAAAAATCTAAATGTAAAGGAAGTAGAACTACTTGCGACAAAAATAGGCGAAAATGTAAAATTGCTGAAACCACTATTTGCAGATTTCTTAAAAGAAACACCAAATCTAGGTTATGTAATGGCATTGACGAGAAATGAATCATGTGTTCACGAACGAAAAGGAGTTTATCAAAATATTTCTGTGAATGGACAAAAGGCACTAGCTGTTGGAGATGACATAGATTTAAGAATCTTTTTAAAAGATTGGAAATTTGGTTTTTATGTAGAGGGAAAAAAACAAGACGGAACTACAGAAAGTTTCCAATTCTTCGACAAAACTGGCGAGGCTGTTCACAAAATTTACAAAACCGAAACCTCTTCAAAAGAAGGATGGGAACTTGTTAAAAAGAAGTTCATTGATGACATCCAAGATTTCCATTGTGAATTAGAAGAGCGCATACAAAAAAAAGATTCCAATGATCCAAAAAATATTCCCAGTTTTTTAGAAGAATGGAGTGTTTTGGAAGATACACACGATTTTTTTTCCCTTCTTCGTAAGTATGATTTCTCTAGAGAGTTCTCGTTACAAGCGGCTATAGACAAATTTGCTTTCCCCATTCCAAAAGAAGATTTTTTAGAAATTCTTCAAAAAGTAAGCCATTCAAAAGAGCAAATCATGATCTTTGTTGGAAATCCTGGTATGATTCAAATTCATACAGGGTTAATCCAAAGATTAGAAACCATGGGGCCATGGTTTAATGTATTGGATCCAAACTTCAATTTACATCTGAGAACTGACCAGATTCATTCTTGTTGGATTGTAAACAAACCAACAAGAGACGGAGTTTTGTCTTCGCTTGAAATATTTGACCAAGACGGAAACCTAATTTTGCAAATGTTCGGAAAAAGAAAACCTGGGATTCCGCAATCGAAAACATGGTTTGGACTGATCAACCAATATATAAAAAAGATGGAAAACTAA
- a CDS encoding heme ABC transporter ATP-binding protein, with amino-acid sequence MSIIASNLNYSIGNKQILSDVSIKIHPGELHVLLGRNGAGKSTLFHILCGDTIIQTGNVRLNQKDINSFSKMELAKTRAVLTQETMIQFPILSKDVVRLGRYPHGTNQSINNKIVETCIAITSSTNQKEQNFSTLSGGEKQKINFARILTQIWETPPRYIFLDEPVSALDIPNQYKTLNICRHMADKGYAVFLILHDLNLAFQYADQITLLEEGKILRSGKPNEVMTSQNLESAFGIKTKIVKAENTNFIIPEKIGETI; translated from the coding sequence ATGAGCATTATCGCATCCAATCTCAACTACAGCATCGGTAACAAACAAATCCTTTCCGATGTTTCCATCAAAATACATCCTGGCGAGTTACATGTTTTACTCGGTCGAAACGGCGCAGGGAAATCTACTCTCTTTCATATACTTTGTGGTGATACAATAATCCAAACAGGCAATGTCAGATTGAATCAGAAGGACATAAATTCTTTCTCCAAAATGGAACTGGCAAAAACTCGAGCTGTTCTTACTCAAGAGACGATGATTCAATTTCCAATTTTATCAAAGGACGTAGTAAGACTGGGACGTTATCCCCATGGAACCAATCAAAGCATCAACAATAAAATTGTTGAAACATGCATTGCGATCACAAGCTCAACAAATCAGAAAGAACAAAACTTTTCAACATTATCGGGTGGAGAAAAACAAAAGATTAATTTTGCTAGAATTCTCACACAAATATGGGAAACGCCTCCGCGATATATCTTTTTAGATGAGCCCGTCTCTGCATTAGACATACCGAATCAATACAAAACTTTAAACATCTGTAGACATATGGCAGACAAAGGATATGCAGTTTTTTTAATATTACACGATTTAAACTTAGCATTTCAATATGCAGATCAAATCACTCTGCTTGAAGAAGGAAAAATCCTTCGATCAGGGAAACCCAATGAAGTCATGACTTCACAAAATCTTGAATCTGCGTTTGGCATCAAAACAAAAATCGTAAAAGCCGAAAATACAAACTTTATCATACCAGAAAAAATTGGAGAGACAATATGA
- a CDS encoding FecCD family ABC transporter permease, translating into MTKRNFVFLSILFAILSALLSSSLGAMHIQWEELLTLESIESKVFFEIRIPRILLGIFVGGSLAWSGALAQGLFRNPIVDPGLIGITAGCSLFASVAIVLGNSIPFLHSIWSVVIFSFVGGILSCLIIFFISKAKGRTEIESILLSGIAVNAICFSAIGILSYMASEAQLRNLSLWNMGSLGGSSWNVIQSFSIFYILPLIFSPLLSRQLNVLILGEKEASHLGISTEVLKTILIILIGISVGSCISIVGNMGFVGLAVPHIVRLVIGQDYRYLLYACYFLGGGLLCIADGICRIIIAPSEIPVGIVTALLGSPFFLSLIRKRKQIV; encoded by the coding sequence ATGACCAAACGAAATTTTGTTTTTCTTTCTATACTTTTTGCGATTCTATCGGCATTGCTCTCTTCCAGTTTAGGAGCAATGCATATCCAATGGGAAGAACTCTTAACATTGGAATCTATCGAATCAAAAGTATTCTTTGAAATTCGGATTCCGCGAATCTTACTAGGAATCTTTGTGGGTGGTTCTCTTGCATGGTCTGGCGCTCTGGCACAGGGACTCTTTCGCAATCCCATTGTTGACCCAGGCCTTATTGGAATCACTGCCGGTTGCTCCTTATTTGCCTCCGTGGCAATCGTTCTTGGAAACTCGATCCCATTTTTGCACTCGATATGGAGTGTCGTGATTTTCTCCTTTGTTGGAGGAATTCTTTCCTGTCTTATCATCTTCTTTATTTCAAAAGCTAAAGGAAGAACTGAAATTGAATCGATTTTACTTTCAGGAATCGCCGTAAATGCAATTTGTTTTTCTGCCATTGGAATCTTGAGTTACATGGCAAGCGAAGCACAACTTAGAAATCTTTCACTTTGGAATATGGGAAGTTTAGGCGGATCCTCTTGGAATGTAATTCAATCGTTTTCTATTTTCTATATTCTTCCGCTGATCTTTAGTCCATTACTAAGCCGTCAATTGAATGTACTGATCCTTGGGGAAAAGGAAGCTTCTCATCTTGGGATCTCCACAGAAGTCCTTAAAACTATATTAATCATCTTAATTGGAATAAGTGTAGGCTCCTGTATCTCCATTGTAGGAAACATGGGTTTTGTAGGACTAGCTGTTCCCCATATCGTAAGACTTGTCATTGGACAAGATTACCGTTATCTACTATATGCCTGTTATTTTTTAGGAGGTGGGTTACTCTGTATTGCTGACGGGATTTGTAGAATCATCATCGCACCATCAGAAATCCCAGTAGGAATTGTGACCGCCCTACTCGGCTCACCTTTTTTCTTAAGTTTAATTCGAAAAAGGAAACAGATAGTATGA